Proteins from a genomic interval of Treponema brennaborense DSM 12168:
- the rplK gene encoding 50S ribosomal protein L11, with the protein MAKKKVTAVIKLQCPAGKATPAPPVGPALGPHGVSAPQFVQQFNDRTKSMEQGLVIPVVITVYQDKTFTFILKTPPAAVLIKKAAGIDKGAANPLRDKVATLSQSKLEEIAKTKMPDINANDIEAAKKIIAGTARSMGVEVER; encoded by the coding sequence ATGGCTAAAAAGAAGGTGACCGCCGTTATCAAGCTGCAGTGCCCCGCGGGAAAAGCGACTCCCGCGCCGCCCGTCGGCCCTGCGCTCGGTCCTCACGGCGTCAGCGCCCCTCAGTTTGTACAGCAGTTTAATGACCGTACAAAGTCCATGGAACAGGGATTGGTTATTCCTGTCGTTATTACCGTCTATCAGGATAAAACGTTTACCTTTATTCTCAAGACTCCGCCCGCTGCGGTGCTTATCAAAAAAGCTGCCGGTATCGATAAAGGTGCCGCTAACCCGCTGCGCGACAAGGTTGCGACTTTGTCTCAGAGCAAGTTGGAAGAAATTGCAAAAACGAAGATGCCCGATATCAATGCGAACGACATTGAAGCGGCAAAGAAGATCATCGCCGGTACTGCGCGCAGTATGGGCGTAGAGGTGGAGCGGTAA
- the nusG gene encoding transcription termination/antitermination protein NusG, protein MAKGWYILHTYTGYEGKIERTIRSLLETGDLSSEAVLDIKVPVEEVVEIKDGKKKTSTKKFLPGYIMLELDLPDIGWKAVCSVIRRIQGVTGFVGTGPSERPRPISLEEAKSLLQKSGEIKGEKTARLKQSFSVGEQVKIIEGAFATFSGTIEEVNLEKNKLRVMVQIFGRATPVEVDLLQVEKI, encoded by the coding sequence ATGGCAAAAGGCTGGTACATTCTTCATACGTACACGGGGTATGAAGGCAAAATCGAAAGGACGATCCGTTCTCTTCTTGAGACAGGCGATCTGTCTTCCGAAGCGGTGCTCGATATAAAGGTGCCCGTTGAGGAAGTCGTCGAGATTAAAGACGGTAAAAAGAAAACTTCCACGAAGAAATTTCTGCCCGGCTATATTATGCTCGAATTGGATCTGCCTGATATCGGCTGGAAAGCCGTCTGTTCCGTTATTCGCCGTATCCAGGGCGTGACGGGATTCGTCGGTACCGGTCCGAGTGAACGTCCTCGTCCGATTTCTTTGGAAGAGGCAAAATCTCTGCTGCAGAAGTCCGGTGAAATCAAGGGCGAAAAAACGGCTCGTCTTAAGCAGTCTTTTTCCGTTGGAGAACAGGTCAAAATTATCGAAGGCGCGTTCGCGACGTTTTCCGGTACTATTGAAGAAGTTAATCTTGAAAAAAACAAACTGCGGGTTATGGTGCAGATCTTCGGACGCGCAACCCCGGTTGAAGTCGATCTTTTACAGGTAGAAAAAATTTAG
- the secE gene encoding preprotein translocase subunit SecE, with protein sequence MGKIVQFFKECGAELKKVVWPSRSDVVSSVRVVLISTVIVAVILGLLDLLFVTGMNLVF encoded by the coding sequence ATGGGAAAAATCGTCCAGTTTTTTAAGGAATGTGGCGCCGAGCTTAAGAAAGTCGTATGGCCGAGCCGTTCCGATGTAGTATCCTCTGTAAGAGTTGTACTGATTTCAACTGTTATTGTTGCGGTAATTCTCGGGTTGCTTGATCTGCTTTTTGTAACCGGCATGAATCTCGTATTTTAA
- the rpmG gene encoding 50S ribosomal protein L33 — protein MASKKTAVEIIALQCSECKRKNYTTYKNRKNIQGKLELNKYCPFDRKHTLHKETKAK, from the coding sequence ATGGCCAGTAAAAAAACAGCTGTTGAAATCATCGCGTTGCAGTGCAGCGAATGCAAACGCAAAAATTATACAACGTACAAAAACCGCAAGAATATTCAGGGTAAGTTGGAACTGAATAAATATTGCCCGTTTGACCGTAAACACACGCTGCATAAAGAAACGAAAGCGAAATAG
- the epsC gene encoding serine O-acetyltransferase EpsC yields the protein MTPDVLIDNIIASYAQYGGINSGESQTFPNRQNVVTALQDLQSLIFPGFRTAEQVEQENLHYIIGEKINRIIAVLTREIQKALLYLCKNCGYEKTACFGLAEKTTLALIEAIPEIRRKINLDTKAALAGDPAAKSSEEIILSYPGLEAVVVYRIAHFLHENGVPVIPRIMSEHVHGKTGIDIHPGALIGESFFIDHGTGVVIGETCVIGKNVKIYQGVTLGALSVHKKLQDKKRHPTIEDNVTIYAGATILGGNTVIGKNSVIGGNTWVTESVPPDSTITIN from the coding sequence ATGACACCAGACGTCCTTATCGACAACATCATCGCATCGTACGCGCAATACGGCGGTATCAATTCAGGCGAATCGCAGACGTTCCCCAACAGACAGAACGTCGTTACCGCGCTGCAGGATCTGCAAAGTCTGATTTTTCCCGGTTTCAGAACGGCGGAGCAAGTCGAACAGGAAAATCTGCATTATATTATCGGTGAAAAAATAAATCGGATCATCGCCGTACTCACGCGCGAAATCCAGAAGGCACTGCTGTATTTATGCAAGAACTGCGGGTATGAAAAAACGGCCTGCTTCGGCCTTGCGGAAAAAACGACGCTCGCGCTCATAGAAGCGATCCCCGAAATCAGACGCAAGATAAATCTCGACACGAAAGCGGCGCTTGCCGGCGACCCTGCGGCAAAAAGCAGTGAAGAAATCATCCTTTCCTACCCCGGGCTGGAAGCGGTCGTCGTATACCGGATAGCCCATTTTCTGCACGAAAACGGCGTACCCGTCATTCCGCGGATCATGAGCGAACACGTGCACGGCAAAACGGGAATCGACATCCATCCCGGCGCGCTCATCGGCGAATCTTTTTTCATAGATCACGGAACGGGCGTAGTCATCGGAGAAACCTGCGTTATCGGCAAAAACGTAAAAATCTATCAAGGCGTAACGCTCGGCGCGCTGAGCGTTCACAAAAAATTGCAGGATAAAAAACGGCATCCGACAATAGAAGACAACGTTACCATTTACGCCGGCGCAACGATTCTCGGCGGAAACACGGTCATCGGCAAAAACAGCGTTATCGGCGGAAACACCTGGGTTACCGAATCGGTTCCGCCGGACAGTACGATCACCATAAACTGA
- a CDS encoding lipid II:glycine glycyltransferase FemX: protein MLVTRISPEDFPVQDNLFQTAFWGGFKTACGQQAVFFLCGFDDAAAPDVGESCGGESCVAASCGGRRFVPLLVLLRNTGAGIPYAYVPKAPAFTVKEDRYGSVLEALAERIRPFLPDGTAFVRFDTAWFSPYAGTAVPRSEIREMRMNFGTNTRNLRKAGSDHFCPDTVLVDLTASPEIMLSRMRQTTRNAIRKSYRMGVLFSRKNADFLPVWHDLYRDTGLRKGFFTEELAYFETLFRQSAKIGRLFFKQTASPHEDCGKGPPYAPLSGSKLMSANPGRMPVSAPVPEPELYLLAAEKDEVLLAGLILAVCGKSAYYLFAGSRADAGPYMASYGLQWEAMLTARRAGCVTYDLLGIPPNNDKNHPMSGLYTFKTGLGGAVVRYCGCWDYPYDEDSYDRFRTAETLMGLPGL from the coding sequence ATGCTTGTAACTCGTATTTCGCCGGAAGATTTTCCGGTACAGGACAACTTGTTCCAGACGGCGTTCTGGGGCGGCTTTAAAACAGCCTGCGGACAGCAGGCTGTATTTTTTTTATGCGGATTCGACGACGCTGCCGCGCCGGACGTCGGCGAATCATGCGGCGGAGAATCGTGTGTTGCCGCGTCGTGCGGCGGCCGGCGGTTCGTACCGCTGCTGGTGCTGCTGCGGAATACCGGCGCGGGAATTCCGTACGCGTACGTACCCAAAGCGCCGGCGTTCACCGTAAAAGAAGACCGGTACGGTTCCGTGCTTGAAGCGCTCGCCGAACGGATCCGCCCGTTTTTGCCCGACGGCACGGCGTTCGTCCGCTTCGACACCGCGTGGTTTTCCCCGTACGCCGGTACGGCGGTTCCGCGCAGCGAAATTCGCGAAATGCGCATGAACTTCGGCACGAACACCCGTAATCTGCGTAAAGCGGGGTCCGATCACTTTTGCCCTGACACCGTGCTCGTCGACTTGACCGCTTCTCCTGAAATAATGCTTTCCCGTATGCGCCAGACTACGCGGAACGCAATCCGTAAATCGTACCGGATGGGCGTTTTGTTTTCCCGGAAAAACGCCGATTTCCTTCCGGTCTGGCACGACTTGTACCGTGACACCGGTTTGCGGAAAGGTTTTTTTACCGAAGAATTGGCGTATTTTGAAACGCTGTTCCGGCAGTCGGCAAAAATAGGCCGCTTGTTTTTTAAACAGACGGCGAGCCCGCATGAGGACTGCGGAAAAGGGCCGCCGTACGCGCCGCTTTCCGGCAGTAAACTGATGTCCGCAAATCCCGGACGTATGCCGGTGAGCGCGCCGGTGCCGGAACCCGAATTGTATCTGCTTGCCGCGGAAAAAGACGAGGTGCTTCTTGCCGGTCTGATTTTGGCTGTCTGCGGTAAAAGCGCGTATTATCTGTTCGCCGGATCCCGGGCCGATGCGGGACCGTACATGGCGAGTTACGGTTTGCAGTGGGAAGCCATGCTGACAGCTCGCCGCGCGGGCTGCGTTACGTACGATTTACTCGGCATTCCGCCAAATAACGATAAAAATCATCCGATGAGCGGTTTGTATACATTTAAAACGGGACTCGGCGGCGCCGTCGTGCGGTACTGCGGCTGTTGGGATTATCCGTACGACGAAGATTCTTACGACCGCTTCCGCACCGCCGAAACGCTGATGGGGCTGCCGGGACTTTAA
- a CDS encoding (2Fe-2S) ferredoxin domain-containing protein: MKTITVCMGSSCFSRGNSANAEVIQRFLTENDLQDKVTLRGCLCESECKNGPNVRIDGKLYTNMTPESLVDLLSHELGLDK, translated from the coding sequence ATGAAAACAATCACAGTATGTATGGGCAGTTCGTGTTTCAGCAGAGGCAACTCGGCGAACGCCGAAGTTATCCAGCGATTTCTCACGGAAAACGATTTGCAGGATAAAGTAACGCTGCGCGGCTGCCTGTGCGAAAGCGAATGCAAAAACGGCCCGAACGTCCGCATAGACGGCAAACTGTACACGAATATGACTCCCGAAAGTCTCGTTGATCTGCTTTCTCACGAATTGGGACTCGACAAATGA
- a CDS encoding [Fe-Fe] hydrogenase large subunit C-terminal domain-containing protein → MNFLYPVYTEQTECQDCYKCIRRCPVKAIRVENGHAKIISELCIVCGRCVINCPAHAKRSRDDSARVKQLLKLKEKVIVSLAPSFVAEFPDFTPQQMIAALKKLGFYGVSETALGADLVSAQVTEDLTAAAEGKTDRKLFLSSACPAVVEYVKQFLGEYAPFITDRASPLLAHARFLRKQYGDDIGIVFMGPCIAKKREADTWKEIDIALTFNELRAWFTAEGIRADTAVPAGHEAEQQFIPRRAAKGALYPIDGGMIAACKKYAKLPGVRSMSVSGIDEIHEALKGFEPDKLESPLFMELLSCIGGCINGPGTARNLSGAMRRVRVVEYAETADEVLDGTTKAAAPPLQDTLPVPESDRKQYTEEDIRSALRAVGKYTAADEVNCASCGYDTCRAFAEAVLDNRAEKTMCVSYMRKLAQKKANGLIRAIPSGVVIADKNLQIVECNMNFAKLMGQDVIEMYEAKPGLEGADLTKLTGASRFFADVLALNGPDVIERDVREGKKIFHVTVFEIEKEEIAAGVLEDVTAPQNQKNRTVTQARKIIDKNLSVVQKIAFLLGENAAETESMLNSIIDSYTESGDDDQ, encoded by the coding sequence ATGAATTTTTTATACCCCGTATACACCGAACAAACAGAATGTCAGGATTGCTACAAATGTATCCGCCGCTGCCCCGTCAAGGCGATCCGTGTTGAAAACGGACACGCGAAAATCATTTCCGAATTGTGCATCGTGTGCGGACGCTGCGTTATCAATTGCCCCGCGCACGCAAAACGCAGCCGCGACGACTCGGCCCGCGTAAAACAGCTGCTGAAGCTCAAGGAAAAAGTGATCGTGTCGCTGGCACCGTCGTTCGTGGCGGAATTTCCGGATTTTACGCCTCAGCAAATGATAGCGGCACTGAAAAAACTCGGCTTTTACGGCGTTTCGGAAACGGCGCTCGGGGCGGATCTGGTATCCGCGCAAGTTACCGAAGACTTGACGGCCGCTGCGGAAGGAAAAACGGATCGGAAACTGTTTTTATCGTCGGCGTGCCCTGCCGTCGTGGAATACGTAAAACAGTTTTTAGGCGAATACGCGCCGTTCATCACCGACCGGGCGTCGCCGCTTTTAGCACACGCGCGTTTTCTGCGCAAACAGTACGGCGACGATATCGGTATCGTATTCATGGGGCCGTGTATTGCAAAAAAGCGGGAAGCCGATACCTGGAAAGAAATCGACATAGCGCTTACGTTCAACGAACTGCGCGCTTGGTTTACCGCCGAAGGCATCAGAGCCGACACGGCCGTTCCCGCGGGGCATGAAGCGGAACAGCAATTCATTCCGCGGCGCGCGGCCAAAGGCGCGCTGTACCCGATCGACGGCGGTATGATAGCCGCGTGCAAAAAATACGCCAAATTGCCGGGCGTCCGCTCCATGTCCGTATCGGGCATAGACGAAATCCACGAAGCGCTCAAAGGATTCGAGCCGGATAAACTGGAATCGCCGCTTTTTATGGAATTGCTGTCGTGTATCGGCGGCTGCATCAACGGACCGGGAACGGCCCGAAATCTTTCGGGTGCGATGCGGCGAGTGCGCGTCGTGGAATACGCAGAGACGGCGGACGAAGTGCTCGACGGCACGACGAAAGCGGCCGCTCCGCCGCTGCAGGATACGCTGCCGGTTCCCGAATCGGATCGGAAACAGTATACGGAAGAAGATATCCGCTCCGCCCTCCGCGCCGTCGGCAAATATACGGCGGCCGACGAAGTTAACTGTGCCAGCTGCGGCTACGACACGTGCCGCGCGTTCGCCGAAGCGGTTTTGGACAATCGGGCGGAAAAAACGATGTGCGTTTCGTATATGCGCAAATTGGCGCAGAAAAAAGCGAACGGGCTGATCCGGGCGATTCCGAGCGGCGTCGTCATCGCAGATAAAAACCTACAGATAGTCGAATGCAACATGAACTTTGCCAAGCTGATGGGGCAGGACGTCATTGAAATGTACGAAGCGAAACCGGGACTCGAAGGCGCGGATCTGACGAAACTGACGGGAGCGTCCCGATTTTTTGCCGACGTGCTCGCACTGAACGGTCCGGACGTCATCGAACGCGATGTCCGCGAAGGAAAGAAGATTTTTCACGTAACGGTTTTTGAAATCGAAAAAGAAGAAATCGCCGCAGGCGTCCTGGAAGACGTTACCGCCCCGCAAAACCAGAAAAACAGAACGGTAACGCAAGCCCGCAAAATCATCGATAAAAATTTGTCCGTCGTCCAGAAAATCGCGTTTCTGCTCGGTGAAAACGCCGCCGAAACGGAATCGATGCTCAATTCGATCATCGATTCGTACACGGAAAGCGGAGACGACGACCAATGA
- a CDS encoding SpoIIE family protein phosphatase, protein MNPLNAAGSAPKGVLPETFIEVGHYQLCKYNQHAEGDVFLSQKNPADGRVITTLSDGLGSGIKAGVLATLTATMATKFIANDIPIRRAAEIIMNTLPVCKERGISYATFTLVDIEPNATVRIMEYDNPPYVLIRQQTIIEPIKDITPIERKNKKTAPTRDALLQYSRYAARPGDRLVFFSDGVTQVGMGSPCYPFGWGSPNAQTFILEKVIENPEISARDLARSVVQEACFHDGFKPKDDITCGVIYFRKPRDMLVMTGPPVHKESDSEIARIFSLFDGHKIICGGTTANILSRELNRPIRVSLKDFDPKVPPYSEMEGADMVTEGIITMGAVSEILENRAEMDGLAVNAATKMVELFLNCDRIWFVVGTKINEAHQDPNMPVELEIRRNVVKKIAALLQDTYLKEVHIQYF, encoded by the coding sequence ATGAATCCGCTGAACGCCGCCGGCTCCGCACCGAAAGGGGTGCTGCCCGAAACCTTTATAGAAGTGGGACATTACCAACTCTGCAAATACAATCAGCACGCCGAAGGCGATGTGTTTCTGTCGCAGAAAAACCCGGCCGACGGCCGCGTTATCACCACACTGTCCGACGGTCTCGGATCCGGCATCAAAGCGGGCGTGCTTGCGACGCTGACCGCAACGATGGCAACGAAGTTTATCGCGAACGACATTCCGATCCGGCGGGCTGCCGAAATTATCATGAACACGCTGCCGGTCTGCAAGGAGCGGGGCATCAGTTACGCAACGTTCACGCTCGTCGACATCGAACCGAACGCGACCGTGCGCATCATGGAATACGATAATCCGCCGTACGTGCTGATCAGGCAGCAGACGATCATCGAACCGATCAAGGACATCACGCCGATCGAGCGGAAAAACAAAAAAACGGCGCCGACGCGCGACGCGCTTTTGCAGTATTCGCGGTACGCAGCCCGGCCGGGCGACCGGCTCGTCTTTTTTTCGGACGGCGTAACGCAGGTGGGAATGGGGTCGCCCTGCTATCCGTTCGGCTGGGGTTCGCCGAACGCACAGACGTTCATCCTCGAAAAGGTAATCGAAAACCCTGAAATCAGCGCGCGCGATTTGGCGCGTTCGGTCGTGCAGGAAGCGTGTTTCCACGACGGCTTCAAGCCGAAAGACGACATAACGTGCGGCGTCATTTATTTCCGGAAACCGCGCGACATGCTCGTAATGACCGGCCCGCCCGTTCATAAGGAAAGCGACTCGGAAATAGCCCGCATTTTTTCTCTCTTCGACGGCCATAAAATCATCTGCGGAGGGACGACGGCGAACATACTGTCGCGCGAACTGAACCGGCCGATCAGGGTCAGCCTGAAAGACTTCGATCCGAAGGTGCCGCCGTATTCGGAGATGGAAGGCGCGGACATGGTAACGGAAGGCATCATCACGATGGGCGCCGTGTCCGAAATTCTTGAAAACAGGGCGGAAATGGACGGGCTCGCCGTAAACGCGGCGACCAAAATGGTCGAACTGTTTTTGAATTGCGACCGGATCTGGTTCGTCGTAGGCACGAAGATAAACGAAGCGCATCAGGATCCGAACATGCCGGTCGAATTGGAGATCCGACGCAACGTCGTCAAAAAGATTGCGGCTCTGCTGCAGGACACGTATCTGAAAGAAGTGCACATTCAGTATTTTTAA
- a CDS encoding NAD(P)H-dependent oxidoreductase subunit E has translation MNKIHVSICTGTACFVMGASEIMLLEEQLPPELQGRVEIEGITCFDKCKNAECGKAPFVQINGETIPEASLVTVIDRIRELAGA, from the coding sequence ATGAACAAAATTCACGTTTCGATTTGCACCGGAACAGCGTGCTTCGTAATGGGAGCGTCGGAAATCATGCTTTTGGAAGAGCAATTGCCGCCCGAACTGCAAGGGCGCGTTGAAATAGAAGGCATTACGTGTTTTGATAAATGCAAGAACGCCGAATGCGGCAAAGCGCCGTTCGTACAGATAAACGGCGAAACGATTCCCGAAGCGTCGCTCGTTACCGTGATCGACCGCATCAGGGAACTCGCGGGCGCGTAA
- a CDS encoding 4Fe-4S dicluster domain-containing protein: MLNINNNAAQLKREILVRIAKLQLEGKLEEGVHYIPREMAPVGSQPVRCCIYHDREILRQRVMARLGCSVENYDDEKKLAEFAHEALNREKPTWPMLTVLDEACNACVRSHYMVTNACQACLARPCMMNCAKKAIAITEGRARIDPEKCVNCGLCMQNCPYHAIIKIPVPCEEACPVGAISKDETGKERIDYHKCIFCGNCMRECPFGAMMDKSQLVDVLKRIMDGKKVVAMYAPAIAAQFRAAPGQLEGALKQAGFARTWEVAIGADITADKEAHEFEERMERGDKMMTTSCCPAYVRAVHKHVPELSPCISDTRSPMHYTAEIAKKADPDCVSVFIGPCLAKRREGMDDEFVDYVLSIEEIGALFVAKGIDVAKTEAEPGTIIPTVSGRNFAVTGGVAESVRVRLTDPEKLKAAVINGLNKAGMKQLAQYGKIRSGEAPYTADCPNLIEVMACEGGCIAGPSVITNPKVAAIQLKKYVEAGASDKTNAE; the protein is encoded by the coding sequence ATGCTGAATATTAATAATAACGCCGCGCAGTTGAAGCGCGAAATACTCGTACGCATCGCAAAACTGCAGCTTGAAGGTAAATTGGAAGAAGGCGTTCATTATATTCCCAGAGAAATGGCACCGGTCGGCAGCCAGCCGGTTCGCTGCTGCATTTACCATGACCGGGAAATCCTGCGGCAGCGCGTTATGGCGCGCCTCGGATGCAGCGTTGAAAACTACGACGATGAGAAAAAACTGGCGGAATTCGCGCACGAAGCGCTGAACCGGGAAAAACCCACGTGGCCGATGCTGACCGTTTTGGACGAAGCGTGCAACGCGTGCGTACGCAGCCATTACATGGTTACCAACGCGTGCCAAGCGTGTCTGGCGCGTCCGTGTATGATGAACTGCGCAAAAAAAGCAATCGCAATCACCGAAGGACGCGCGCGCATCGACCCCGAAAAATGCGTTAACTGCGGCCTTTGTATGCAGAACTGCCCGTACCACGCGATTATCAAGATTCCCGTACCGTGCGAAGAAGCCTGCCCGGTCGGCGCCATTTCCAAAGACGAAACGGGCAAAGAACGTATCGACTATCACAAATGCATTTTCTGCGGAAATTGTATGCGTGAATGTCCGTTCGGCGCCATGATGGACAAAAGCCAACTCGTGGACGTATTGAAGCGTATCATGGACGGGAAAAAAGTCGTCGCCATGTACGCACCCGCAATCGCAGCCCAATTCCGCGCCGCACCCGGCCAGCTTGAAGGCGCGCTGAAACAAGCCGGATTCGCCCGGACGTGGGAAGTCGCCATCGGTGCTGATATAACCGCGGATAAAGAAGCGCACGAATTTGAAGAACGTATGGAACGGGGCGACAAAATGATGACGACGTCGTGCTGCCCCGCGTACGTGCGCGCCGTACACAAACACGTACCGGAACTGTCGCCGTGTATTTCCGATACCAGAAGCCCCATGCACTATACGGCGGAAATCGCCAAAAAAGCCGATCCGGACTGCGTGAGCGTGTTTATCGGTCCGTGTCTGGCAAAACGCCGTGAAGGAATGGACGACGAGTTCGTCGATTACGTCCTTTCAATAGAAGAAATAGGCGCATTGTTCGTAGCGAAAGGGATAGACGTTGCCAAGACGGAAGCTGAACCCGGAACCATTATTCCCACCGTTTCCGGCAGGAACTTTGCCGTTACCGGCGGCGTCGCCGAATCGGTGCGCGTCCGGCTGACCGACCCCGAAAAACTGAAAGCCGCAGTCATCAACGGACTGAACAAAGCCGGTATGAAACAGCTCGCACAGTACGGCAAAATCAGAAGCGGCGAAGCGCCGTACACGGCGGACTGTCCGAACCTGATAGAAGTCATGGCGTGCGAAGGCGGCTGCATCGCCGGCCCTTCGGTAATAACAAACCCGAAAGTCGCCGCCATTCAGCTTAAAAAATACGTCGAAGCGGGCGCGTCGGACAAGACGAACGCCGAATAA